From the Candidatus Aegiribacteria sp. genome, one window contains:
- a CDS encoding energy-coupling factor transporter transmembrane protein EcfT produces MKSPDSLAPGIYGYMFLMAGVIAGFIFLSLLFQIAGFLFLLLYALVFQRDALSRMARWPLIIFAVTVLSVSAIHLESGAEEYLKINIEPSGILLGLHMLMRAVSIFIAAQIFSVRVPVLDLTRLADAIGMRGFGFSLGVAFHMLPEVHSIARETRDALKLRGNFRIHRIHATKQWLIAILVQLIQRSDEVVSAARTRGFGSGKRYRYFPEWHAGDSLIVTVIIVAFILDSVLL; encoded by the coding sequence ATGAAAAGTCCTGACTCGTTAGCTCCGGGCATCTACGGATACATGTTCCTTATGGCGGGAGTTATAGCGGGTTTCATTTTTCTCTCCCTTCTCTTCCAGATAGCTGGATTCCTCTTCCTTTTACTTTACGCATTGGTTTTTCAGCGGGATGCCCTGAGCCGAATGGCCAGATGGCCTCTTATTATCTTTGCGGTGACCGTACTGTCTGTATCCGCAATACATCTTGAATCAGGCGCGGAAGAATACTTGAAAATCAATATTGAGCCCTCAGGAATTCTCCTTGGGCTTCACATGCTGATGCGTGCTGTCAGCATTTTCATAGCAGCTCAGATATTCTCTGTGAGGGTTCCTGTTCTTGATCTTACCAGACTGGCGGATGCCATCGGAATGAGGGGGTTCGGCTTCTCTCTGGGGGTTGCTTTCCACATGCTGCCGGAAGTACATTCAATCGCCAGAGAAACCAGAGACGCGCTAAAACTCCGGGGAAATTTCAGAATTCACAGAATACATGCTACGAAGCAGTGGCTAATAGCGATTCTGGTTCAGCTGATTCAAAGGAGTGATGAAGTAGTATCCGCAGCCCGGACAAGGGGGTTCGGAAGCGGAAAAAGATACAGGTATTTCCCCGAATGGCACGCCGGAGACTCATTGATCGTTACGGTTATAATAGTTGCGTTTATTCTGGATTCCGTACTTTTATAG
- a CDS encoding RNA methyltransferase, with protein MHKVTSPSNARLKIARMLHSRSGIQKHGLFLMEGPRFVSDYMQKEKPEWIIVSEEAAHLSRTTAKAALIGCIDVLEIPEKLFADISDTESSQGITAVCRLPSVNIDSIPREGVFLLLDSISDPGNMGTIIRSAAAFGCTAVIAGKGSCCPFAPKITRAAVGLNSVAKVSFDTDLAAFMRSNADEMDFYGAVTSGEDIDRFQKGDRCIGLVVGSEAHGISEKVVKQLKGIIAIPMAEGVESLNAAVSASILLYHLGCRA; from the coding sequence ATGCATAAAGTTACAAGCCCTTCGAATGCAAGGCTTAAGATCGCGCGAATGCTTCACTCCAGATCCGGAATACAGAAACACGGCCTTTTTCTGATGGAGGGCCCCAGATTTGTGTCCGATTACATGCAGAAAGAAAAACCTGAATGGATAATCGTTTCGGAAGAAGCCGCTCATTTGTCCCGAACGACGGCAAAGGCTGCTTTGATTGGTTGCATAGACGTTCTGGAAATCCCTGAAAAGTTATTTGCGGATATTTCGGACACGGAATCGTCGCAGGGTATTACAGCGGTTTGCCGTCTTCCCTCGGTAAATATTGACAGTATCCCCCGGGAGGGTGTTTTCCTGCTGCTGGACAGTATTTCGGATCCGGGGAACATGGGAACCATAATAAGGTCCGCGGCAGCGTTCGGATGTACCGCTGTAATCGCCGGAAAGGGCAGCTGCTGCCCGTTCGCCCCCAAGATTACACGGGCCGCCGTCGGGTTGAATTCAGTCGCAAAGGTAAGTTTCGATACGGATCTGGCCGCATTCATGCGAAGTAATGCCGATGAAATGGATTTCTATGGTGCGGTCACTTCGGGTGAGGATATCGACAGGTTTCAAAAAGGAGACAGGTGCATAGGTCTGGTAGTAGGCTCGGAAGCCCATGGAATCTCTGAAAAGGTTGTAAAACAACTGAAAGGAATAATCGCAATACCTATGGCTGAGGGAGTGGAATCCCTTAACGCCGCCGTCAGCGCCTCAATACTCCTCTACCACCTCGGGTGCCGGGCCTAA
- a CDS encoding GDP-mannose 4,6-dehydratase, whose product MYDYFVTGGAGFIGSHLCELLLSRGKSVLVLDDLSTGSLANLDDCSDNPSFRFARGSVLDKSLTKELVSQCRKVIHLAAAVGVEKIIRQPVETIETNVMGTENILMLTESFGIPVFITSTSEIYGKSDDVPFRENGDIVLGATNRSRWSYACSKAIDEFLALAYWKAKGLPVVIGRLFNTVGPRQSGRYGMVLPRFIEQAVNGKPITVFGDGKQTRCFSLVYEIVDAIVSLIENPDAVGKVVNVGSTQEISIGDLAERVRRISGSDSEIVLIPYEDAYPEDFEDMYRRAPDVSLLKSLAGKTPEADIDSIIREILSK is encoded by the coding sequence ATATACGATTACTTTGTAACAGGTGGAGCCGGATTCATCGGCTCACACCTCTGCGAACTGCTTCTTTCAAGGGGGAAAAGTGTTCTTGTGCTTGACGATCTCTCGACGGGAAGCCTCGCCAACCTTGATGATTGTTCTGATAACCCTTCCTTCAGGTTCGCCAGGGGTTCGGTTCTTGACAAATCACTGACAAAAGAGCTGGTGAGTCAATGCCGGAAGGTGATTCACCTTGCCGCGGCAGTGGGGGTCGAGAAAATTATCCGTCAACCGGTGGAAACCATCGAAACGAATGTAATGGGGACGGAGAACATACTTATGTTGACGGAATCATTCGGTATTCCTGTTTTCATAACTTCCACTTCCGAGATTTACGGAAAAAGCGATGACGTTCCATTCCGTGAGAACGGGGACATCGTTCTGGGGGCAACCAACAGAAGCAGGTGGAGTTACGCCTGTTCAAAGGCCATCGATGAATTTCTTGCGCTGGCATACTGGAAGGCAAAAGGGCTGCCTGTTGTAATTGGCAGGCTTTTCAATACAGTGGGACCACGTCAGTCAGGCAGGTACGGCATGGTTCTTCCCAGGTTCATTGAGCAGGCGGTCAACGGAAAACCAATAACCGTTTTCGGCGATGGAAAGCAGACAAGGTGTTTCTCTCTGGTTTACGAAATTGTGGACGCCATAGTCTCGCTGATTGAGAATCCGGATGCTGTTGGTAAAGTTGTCAATGTCGGGTCAACTCAGGAAATATCCATAGGAGACCTTGCGGAGCGGGTAAGGAGAATATCAGGATCGGATTCAGAGATAGTACTTATTCCATACGAAGATGCATACCCAGAAGACTTCGAGGACATGTACAGAAGAGCGCCGGATGTATCTCTTCTTAAATCCCTTGCGGGAAAAACGCCCGAAGCTGACATTGACTCTATCATCCGGGAAATTCTCAGTAAGTGA
- a CDS encoding ATP-binding cassette domain-containing protein, whose protein sequence is MNNGFALENITVNCGDNYLLKNISMDIPLGKILLVAGESGSGKSSLGRLLTGLIPHQYPAAIKGSVRLNGENILDKTPEHLAGTIAHVASEPWSRFFQINVRDELAFGPRNLGWSQERTEASVHKTAEMLGLTPLLHSRVDTLSGGQLQKLSIGAALAMESSWLILDEPSSYLDLASLHRLIDILVEIHELNHLGIVLLEHRIGEFAPIADDVAILNNAELVFHDSRECFSERADSLCDSCGLRHPDIHDPEKWNEVIPDEEEPVASEPLLEIENVSFSYGNRGVLEALDLSVHPGEILALAGSNGSGKTTLGRIAAGLLKPAQGEIRFNGKKKTSVDGRIAGMLFQNPASMLFSDDVRKELLSGPENYRIDLKESELEIVVECMSLGGLMQRHPQRLSRGQRLRVAIAAVLLLNPRLIIVDEPIRGQDWRSLSRMMGYMKDYVRSTNSACILITHEYKLMYHFADRIALLEDGTIKRIGSPANRTGTDKAVI, encoded by the coding sequence ATGAATAACGGATTCGCTCTCGAGAATATTACTGTAAACTGCGGAGACAACTATCTGCTGAAGAATATTTCAATGGATATTCCCCTGGGAAAAATTCTTCTGGTTGCGGGTGAGTCCGGTAGCGGCAAATCTTCACTGGGACGCCTTCTGACAGGGTTGATTCCACATCAGTATCCTGCAGCCATCAAAGGATCTGTCCGGCTGAATGGAGAAAATATTCTTGACAAAACCCCCGAACATCTGGCCGGAACAATTGCCCATGTGGCTTCAGAACCCTGGAGCCGGTTTTTTCAGATAAACGTCCGGGATGAACTGGCTTTTGGCCCTAGAAACCTTGGCTGGTCACAGGAAAGGACTGAAGCATCAGTTCATAAAACCGCTGAGATGCTGGGGCTGACTCCTCTGCTTCACAGCCGGGTTGATACCCTGTCAGGCGGACAACTGCAGAAGCTTTCAATAGGAGCGGCTCTTGCCATGGAGAGTTCATGGCTTATCCTGGACGAGCCTTCATCCTACCTTGATCTTGCAAGCCTTCATCGATTGATAGACATCCTTGTAGAAATACACGAACTCAATCATCTGGGCATTGTGCTGCTTGAACACAGGATAGGTGAATTCGCGCCGATTGCTGACGATGTGGCTATTCTGAACAACGCGGAACTGGTCTTTCATGATTCCCGTGAATGCTTCAGTGAAAGAGCGGATTCGCTTTGTGATTCCTGCGGTCTTCGGCATCCGGATATTCATGATCCCGAGAAATGGAATGAAGTCATTCCTGATGAGGAAGAGCCTGTGGCTTCAGAACCTTTACTGGAAATTGAGAACGTTTCCTTCTCTTATGGAAACAGGGGGGTATTGGAAGCGTTGGATCTTAGCGTACATCCAGGTGAAATTCTTGCGCTTGCCGGGTCAAACGGGTCCGGAAAAACAACGCTGGGCAGAATTGCGGCGGGGTTGTTGAAGCCGGCACAGGGCGAAATCAGATTTAACGGCAAGAAAAAAACCTCCGTAGACGGGCGGATTGCTGGAATGCTGTTTCAGAATCCGGCCAGCATGCTGTTTTCAGATGACGTAAGGAAAGAACTCCTCTCCGGTCCTGAGAACTACCGTATAGATCTTAAAGAAAGTGAACTGGAAATAGTGGTTGAATGTATGTCTCTTGGAGGACTGATGCAGCGACATCCTCAGCGGCTTTCAAGGGGACAGAGGCTGAGAGTGGCCATAGCGGCTGTTCTTCTTCTGAACCCGCGACTCATAATAGTTGACGAGCCAATTCGTGGACAGGACTGGCGCAGCCTCAGCAGGATGATGGGATATATGAAAGACTATGTGAGGAGTACGAACAGCGCCTGTATCCTTATTACCCATGAGTACAAGCTGATGTATCATTTCGCTGACAGGATAGCCCTGCTGGAGGATGGAACCATTAAGCGAATAGGATCACCGGCAAACAGAACCGGCACAGATAAGGCCGTAATATGA
- a CDS encoding sodium ion-translocating decarboxylase subunit beta → MWITGTLQGDSQRLDLLSYLDDTGFGQVEPGNIIMIVIGLVMIYLAIKKDYEPLLLIPIGFGIIAGNIPYNPALMPIGYQDVLGGQQSVFSLFYFGVKSGLFPPLIFLGIGAMTDFSALLSNPKLLLLGAAAQIGIFITLLGSLLLGFNLQEAASIGIIGGADGPTAIFVASQMAPTLLGAIAIAAYSYMGLVPVIQPPIMRLLTTKEERLIKMKPVRQVSQTEKILFPIIAFLITAFIAPGAITLLGMLFFGNLLKESGVTGRLAKSAQGSLNNIVVILLGFAVGTSTQASYFLTFDSLKIFILGAISFAIATAGGVLFAKFINLFLKGDNRINPLIGAAGVSAVPDSARVVEVEGRKYDRNNHLLMHAMAPNVAGVIGSAIAAGVLLSIVPH, encoded by the coding sequence ATGTGGATAACCGGCACCCTCCAGGGAGACAGTCAACGGCTTGATCTGCTTTCCTATCTTGATGATACCGGCTTCGGACAGGTTGAACCAGGCAACATCATAATGATAGTCATCGGCCTTGTGATGATATACCTTGCCATCAAGAAAGATTATGAGCCTCTTCTTCTCATTCCCATAGGTTTTGGCATAATAGCGGGTAACATACCCTACAATCCGGCACTGATGCCCATAGGATATCAGGATGTTCTCGGCGGTCAGCAATCCGTATTCAGCCTTTTTTACTTCGGAGTGAAGAGCGGCCTTTTTCCTCCTCTGATCTTCCTTGGTATCGGGGCAATGACCGATTTCAGCGCACTGCTCTCCAACCCTAAACTGCTTCTCCTCGGAGCCGCAGCTCAGATAGGCATATTCATCACGCTGCTGGGATCACTGTTACTCGGATTCAATCTGCAGGAGGCTGCCTCCATTGGGATCATAGGAGGTGCTGATGGCCCCACCGCGATTTTCGTTGCCAGCCAGATGGCCCCAACGCTCCTTGGAGCGATAGCAATAGCGGCTTACTCCTATATGGGGCTTGTTCCCGTTATACAGCCTCCGATCATGCGGCTTCTTACAACGAAGGAAGAGCGTCTTATAAAAATGAAACCGGTTCGCCAGGTTTCACAGACCGAGAAAATACTGTTTCCCATAATTGCCTTCCTGATAACAGCTTTCATAGCTCCCGGAGCCATTACTCTTCTTGGCATGCTGTTCTTCGGAAATCTTTTAAAGGAGAGCGGTGTTACCGGCAGGCTGGCAAAAAGCGCACAGGGATCCCTTAACAATATTGTAGTAATCCTTCTTGGTTTTGCCGTGGGAACGAGTACCCAGGCAAGCTACTTCCTTACATTTGACTCTCTGAAGATCTTTATCCTTGGAGCGATCAGTTTCGCGATTGCTACAGCCGGAGGAGTTCTTTTCGCCAAGTTCATTAACCTTTTCCTCAAGGGTGACAACAGGATTAATCCGCTTATCGGTGCGGCAGGCGTATCGGCGGTTCCCGATTCCGCCAGGGTCGTTGAAGTAGAGGGAAGAAAATACGACAGGAACAACCACCTTCTCATGCATGCGATGGCACCCAATGTCGCTGGAGTTATCGGAAGCGCTATAGCTGCCGGTGTGCTTCTGAGCATCGTTCCTCACTAG